A DNA window from Scomber japonicus isolate fScoJap1 chromosome 14, fScoJap1.pri, whole genome shotgun sequence contains the following coding sequences:
- the LOC128373258 gene encoding uncharacterized protein LOC128373258, with protein sequence MEKLTRCFMSVLLLSAVLSSGLTEEKFFGEGDTLEMRPKFSGEINTVTWKLNNELVAEWLKTINDPMYYNTFEGRTTLDKETGILKITNMSPADSGVYSVEINNKVLPERYNVKVIKEVPQPVVELNLLSCSDASDSCILSCDGKSDEAVALTEAEPVTYSWKMGEGEWMDGEKSRNITNDMETQRVETFSCRMKNPISEKQSDPIPNPFYREDLPEHLFYEFIAPPTGHRKSAFNVDKASDIVIMSNNEAADNMTYD encoded by the exons ATGGAGAAACTGACGAGGTGTTTCATGtcggtgctgctgctgtctgcggTGCTGAGCTCTGGTTTAACTGAAGAGAAGTTTTTCGGTGAAGGAGATACACTGGAGATGAGGCCTAAATTCTCCGGTGAGATCAACACTGTCACATGGAAACTAAACAACGAGCTGGTGGCAGAATGGTTGAAAACGATAAATGATCCAATGTACTACAACACGTTTGAAGGCCGAACAACCCTGGACAAAGAAACTGGAATACTGAAGATCACAAACATGAGTCCAGCAGACAGTGGGGTGTATTCAGTGGAAATCAACAACAAGGTCCTGCCTGAGAGATATAATGTAAAAGTGATCAAGGAGGTGCCTCAGCCTGTTGTGGAGTTAAACCTACTGTCATGTTCTGATGCATCAGACAGCTGCATTCTGAGCTGTGATGGAAAGTCTGACGAAGCTGTAGCTTTGACTGAAGCTGAACCCGTCACCTACAGCTGGAAGATGGGAGAAGGAGAGTGGATGGATGGGGAGAAGAGCAGGAACATCACCAACGATATGGAGACACAACGTGTGGAAACATTCTCCTGTCGGATGAAGAACCCAATCAGTGAGAAACAAAGTGACCCCATACCCAACCCTTTCTACAGAGAAGATCTTCCAGAACATCTTTTCTACGAAT tcatagcgccacctactggacacaggaagtcagcctttAATGTAGACAAAGCATCGGACATTGTGATCATGAGCAACAATGAGGCAGCTGACAACATGACTTATGATTAG
- the LOC128373259 gene encoding uncharacterized protein LOC128373259 → METLTRCFMLVLLLSAVLSSGLTEEKFIRDGGTLELRPNFSGDIDTVTWKLNNYLMVAEWVEGINAVTYYDVFESRTTLNKETGTLEITNMSPADSGVYSVEINNMVLPERYNVKVIKEVPQPVVELNPLSCSDASDNCTLLCEGKSDEAVALAEAEPVTYSWRMGDREWMDGEKSRDITNNKETQRVETFSCRMKNPISEKQSDPIPNPFYREDPAEHLFYKEGLADFGLWLKGAKGISWLVGLILSLIVCLMWCCAKLSSCLIRKDDNDDDDNDDDDDDVV, encoded by the coding sequence ATGGAGACACTGACGAGGTGTTTCAtgttggtgctgctgctgtctgcggTGCTGAGCTCTGGTTTAACTGAAGAGAAGTTTATCAGGGATGGAGGTACACTGGAGCTGAGGCCTAACTTCTCCGGTGATATCGACACTGTCACATGGAAACTAAACAACTATCTGATGGTGGCAGAATGGGTGGAAGGAATAAATGCTGTAACGTACTACGACGTGTTTGAAAGCCGAACAACCCTGAACAAAGAAACTGGAACATTGGAGATCACAAACATGAGTCCAGCTGACAGTGGGGTGTATTCAGTGGAAATCAACAACATGGTCCTGCCTGAGAGATATAATGTAAAGGTGATCAAGGAGGTGCCTCAGCCTGTTGTGGAGTTAAACCCACTGTCATGTTCTGATGCATCAGACAACTGTACTCTGCTCTGTGAGGGAAAGTCTGACGAAGCTGTGGCTTTGGCTGAAGCTGAACCTGTCACCTACAGCTGGAGGATGGGAGACAGAGAGTGGATGGATGGGGAGAAGAGCAGAGACATCACCAACAATAAGGAGACACAACGTGTGGAAACGTTCTCCTGTCGGATGAAGAACCCGATCAGTGAGAAACAAAGTGACCCCATACCCAACCCTTTCTACAGAGAAGATCCTGCAGAACATCTTTTCTACAAAGAAGGTCTTGCAGACTTTGGTCTCTGGCTTAAAGGGGCTAAAGGGATTTCATGGCTTGTCGGACTCATATTATCTCTGATCGTGTGTCTCATGTGGTGTTGTGCTAAGTTGTCTTCATGTCTAATCAGAAAAGATGATAATGAcgatgatgacaatgatgatgatgatgatgatgtagttTGA
- the LOC128373260 gene encoding SLAM family member 9-like has product MERLTRCFMLVLLLSAVLSSGLTEEKFIRDGGTLELRLKFSGEINTVTWKLNNELVVEWLKTMNAVTYYSVFEGRTTLDKETGTLNITNMSPADSGEYTVEINNMVLPERYNVKLIKEVPQPVVELNLLSWSDASDNCTLVCDGKSDEAVALTEAEPVIYSWKMGEGEWMDGEKSRNITNDKETQRVETFSCRMKNPISEKQSDPIPNPFIREDPPEVVLC; this is encoded by the exons ATGGAGAGACTGACGAGGTGTTTCAtgttggtgctgctgctgtctgcggTGCTGAGCTCTGGTTTAACTGAAGAGAAGTTTATCAGGGACGGAGGTACACTGGAGCTGAGGCTTAAATTCTCCGGTGAGATCAACACTGTCACATGGAAACTAAACAACGAGCTGGTGGTAGAATGGCTGAAAACGATGAATGCTGTAACGTACTACAGCGTGTTTGAAGGCCGAACAACCCTGGACAAAGAAACTGGAACATTGAATATCACAAACATGAGTCCAGCTGACAGTGGGGAGTATACAGTGGAAATCAACAACATGGTCCTGCCTGAGAGATATAATGTAAAACTGATCAAGGAGGTGCCTCAGCCTGTTGTGGAGTTAAACCTACTGTCATGGTCTGATGCATCAGACAACTGTACCCTGGTCTGTGATGGAAAGTCTGACGAAGCTGTAGCTTTGACTGAAGCTGAACCTGTCATCTACAGCTGGAAGATGGGAGAAGGAGAGTGGATGGATGGGGAGAAGAGCAGGAACATCACCAACGATAAGGAGACACAACGTGTTGAAACGTTCTCCTGCCGGATGAAGAACCCGATTAGTGAGAAACAAAGTGACCCCATACCCAACCCTTTCATCAGAGAAGATCCTCCAGAAG TGGTGTTGTGCTAA
- the LOC128373262 gene encoding SLAM family member 9-like, with protein MEKLTRCFMSVLLLSAVLSSGLTEEKFFGEGGTLELRPDFSSEINTVTWKLNNKLVAEWLKTINAVTYYHVFEGRTTLNKVTGTLNITNKSPADSGVYSVEINNMVLPERYNVKAIKEVPQPAVELNLLSCSDASDNCTLLCEGKSDEAVALAEAEPVTYSWRMGDREWMDAEKIRTITNDEETQRVETFSCRMKNPISEKQSDPIPNPFYREDPPEGLFYKKR; from the exons ATGGAGAAACTGACGAGGTGTTTCATGtcggtgctgctgctgtctgcggTGCTGAGCTCTGGTTTAACTGAAGAGAAGTTTTTCGGTGAAGGAGGTACACTGGAGCTGAGGCCTGACTTCTCCAGTGAGATCAACACTGTCACATGGAAACTAAACAACAAGCTGGTGGCAGAATGGTTGAAAACGATAAATGCTGTAACGTACTACCACGTGTTTGAAGGCCGAACAACCCTGAACAAAGTAACTGGAACATTGAATATCACAAACAAGAGTCCAGCTGACAGTGGGGTGTATTCAGTGGAAATCAACAACATGGTCCTGCCTGAGAGATATAATGTAAAAGCGATCAAGGAGGTGCCTCAGCCTGCTGTGGAGTTAAACCTACTGTCATGTTCTGATGCATCAGACAACTGTACTCTGCTCTGTGAGGGAAAGTCTGACGAAGCTGTGGCTTTGGCTGAAGCTGAACCTGTCACCTACAGCTGGAGGATGGGAGACAGAGAGTGGATGGATGCGGAGAAGATCAGAACCATCACCAATGATGAGGAGACACAACGTGTGGAAACGTTCTCCTGCCGGATGAAGAACCCGATCAGTGAGAAACAAAGTGACCCCATACCCAACCCTTTCTACAGAGAAGATCCTCCAGAAGGTCTTTTCTACAAA aaaagatga